The following proteins come from a genomic window of Candidatus Woesearchaeota archaeon:
- a CDS encoding metallophosphoesterase family protein — translation MMQDNATAVISDVHSNLEALEAVLGDIRKQNIKNIISLGDIVGYGASPNEVIKLFIKQNIESVRGNHDAAIFFCEEEHKEFNNHAHDAIERTKCMLSEESKKYLKSLKDFLVIGGVRFVHGCPPDSYKDYVPDYVNERNAFRMFEEDLCFIGHTHRAIAYFSKKIEEGATLRSEDFDVDRVAVEPNSSLAVRKDERAIFNPGSVGQPREKRLIYAKYFILYNDNNNEKEIEFRHIPYDIEKSADKIRKIMKDDSLAEMLYGSASFSV, via the coding sequence ATGATGCAGGACAATGCAACTGCGGTGATATCAGATGTGCACTCGAATCTGGAAGCTCTGGAAGCTGTATTGGGAGATATAAGAAAGCAAAATATAAAAAATATCATTTCCCTTGGCGACATAGTTGGCTACGGCGCATCGCCAAATGAAGTTATTAAATTGTTCATAAAACAGAATATAGAATCTGTCAGGGGAAATCATGATGCTGCCATATTTTTTTGTGAAGAAGAGCATAAAGAATTTAATAATCACGCTCATGATGCAATTGAAAGGACAAAGTGCATGCTTTCAGAAGAATCAAAAAAATATTTGAAAAGCCTTAAAGATTTTCTTGTTATTGGCGGAGTTCGCTTTGTTCATGGCTGTCCTCCAGACTCATATAAGGATTATGTTCCGGATTATGTGAACGAACGTAACGCATTTAGAATGTTTGAAGAAGACTTGTGCTTTATTGGGCATACCCATAGGGCAATTGCATATTTTAGCAAGAAAATTGAAGAAGGCGCAACTTTGAGATCAGAAGATTTTGATGTAGATCGCGTTGCTGTTGAGCCAAATTCCTCTCTGGCAGTTAGAAAAGATGAAAGAGCCATATTCAATCCAGGCAGCGTGGGCCAGCCAAGAGAGAAGCGGTTAATTTATGCAAAATATTTCATACTTTACAACGATAACAACAATGAAAAAGAAATAGAATTCAGGCACATTCCATATGATATTGAAAAATCTGCAGATAAAATAAGAAAAATAATGAAAGATGATTCTCTTGCTGAAATGCTTTATGGAAGTGCTAGTTTTTCTGTTTAA